The following DNA comes from Rhodanobacter sp. AS-Z3.
GCACCAGCAACGATTACCTGCCGCCCGAGGTACCCGCGCTGCCGGCGTTCCAGTTGCAGCGTGCGGTGTCCACCATGATCCGCGACCTCGGCCACGATTACTGGACGGGCACCGTCTACACCACCAACCGGCGTGTGTGGGAACACGACGAAGTGTTCAAGGATTACCTGCGCCGCACCCGCTGCATGGCGGTAGACATGGAGACCGCGACCATTTTTGCTGCAGGCTTCGCCAACCGAATTCCCTGCGGCGCCCTGTTGCTGGTTTCCGACCAGCCGATGATTCCCGAAGGCGTGAAAACCGAAGCCAGTGATCGCAGTTTCACCTCGCAATATGTGGAAGCGCACATCCGTGTGGGCATCGAGGCGTTGAAACTGGTGCGCCGCCACGGCAGCAGCGTCAAGCACCTGCGGTTTGAGGAAGATATCGACGACGAGGGTGCGGCCGTCTAGCTGCGCGTTGTGCCACGCCGTGGTACTGCTGGCATGAGTCGTAACGCTGTTCGGTAACCACTTGACCGGCACAAAAAAACCGCCAGCCAGGGGCTGACGGTTTTTTTTATGACTCCGTGACTGCCTCGCGGCAGCACGTCTGTTGCTGATGACAGAAAGTCGGACCGGCCAGCCCGAAGGCTGCCCGGTCCAGTGTCATCAGAACTTCTGGTTGTAACGCACGTAGTAGTACACGCCCGGAATGTCGTAGTACACCGGGAAGGTACGGGTCGAGTTGTAGTTCGACACCGGCTTCTTGTTGAACACGTTGTTGGCACCGATCGAGATCGTGCCGTTCCACGGAGCGTGCCAGCGGAACTGCAGGTCGTTGTAGGTGAACGAACCGATGCGGGTCAGCGGCTCGGCACCGTTAAGCGGCGAGACGTAATCGGGCATGTTGCAATGTGCGCCCGGGTTTGCGGCACCGTGGAAGTCCGGAGCTTTGCAGTCGTACTTGGAACCCGACTGGTAACGCATGTTCCAGGTGGCACCGAAGTCGCCATAGGTCCAGTCCAGCGAGGTGTTGCTGCGGAAGCGGAATACGTCACCGAAGCCAACGTTGCCCAGGGTGACCTGGTCCGGCGTGACCTTGGTGTCGTACTTGACCAGGTAGGTCGAGTCCGAACCCACGCGGAACGTACCGAAGCTGGTTTCCGGGAAGCGGTAGTTCAGGTTGAAGTCGTAGCCTTCGACGTCCGTGGTACCCAGGTTGGCAACCGTTTCATCCGCCTTGAGGACCTGACCCTGAGTCAGTGGATTGGTGGAACGCGTGATCTTGTTGCAGAACGCCGGGTTGTTCTGCACGTAGCACTGGTTCAACACCGTTGTTGCGAGCGGCTGGCTGATCGAGTTGGTGATGCGGATGCGATACCAGTCCAGCGACATGTCCAGGCCGGCCACGTAGCTCGGGCTGTATACCAGGCCCATCGTGCGCGACAACGACTTTTCAGGCGCTGCGGCCGCGTTGGAGCCGGACAGGAACGGAATCTGCGTCTGGCCGCCGTAGCCGCTTGTAGAGATCTGCGTATAGCCGTTCGGAACGCCTGCGGCAATGCAGGTGGCCTTCACCGTCGCGTCGGTGGCAGCCTTGCCGCTGACCATGTCGCACGGGTCGTTGAAGTCGCGGTAATCCTGGCTCTGGCCACCGTACAGATCGTTGACGGACGGAGCACGGAAGCCGTGGCTGAACGAGGCGCGGACCAGCAGGTCCTGGATCGGCTTCCACATCACGCCGTACTTGTCGGTGTTGGTTGTGCCGGTACCGTAATCGGTGTGACGGACAGACGCGTCAAGGGTCAGGCTCTGTGCCAGCGGAGCGTCAACCAGGATTGGGGCGGAAACTTCGCCGTAGAATTCCTTCAGCGCGTAGCCACCAGCCGTCGGTGCCAAGGCATTGCCCGAGCTGTTGCCCGAGGCAGTGAAGGAGTCCGGGGTGTCGTAGCCATTCTCGTTGCGGTATTCATAACCCGCCGCGAACTGCATCCAGCCAGCCGGCAGCTGAATCAGGT
Coding sequences within:
- a CDS encoding AMP nucleosidase gives rise to the protein MKSKQEIVSNWLPRYTGTPLDQFGEYILLTNFGNYVEMFAQWHGVEVQGRDRPMPNATADGITLINFGMGSPNAATMMDLLGAISPKAVLFLGKCGGVKKKNQLGDLVLPIAAIRGEGTSNDYLPPEVPALPAFQLQRAVSTMIRDLGHDYWTGTVYTTNRRVWEHDEVFKDYLRRTRCMAVDMETATIFAAGFANRIPCGALLLVSDQPMIPEGVKTEASDRSFTSQYVEAHIRVGIEALKLVRRHGSSVKHLRFEEDIDDEGAAV